Within the Pseudomonas mendocina genome, the region GGCGCCAAGCGCTGAGCCAGCATCGTAGGGTGCGTCGTGCGCACCCTACCGGCTCGAGCCCCCCGCATCGCCAAAGGCGCACTCAGCAGTCGCTGGCGGCCAGGAAGATCGCCGCCAGCGCTTCGATACCAGCCTGATCCTCTTCGGTGAAACGCCCTACCGACGGGCTATCCAGGTCCAGCACGCCGATCAGGCGGCCATCCTTGACCAGGGGCACCACCAGTTCGCTGTTCGACGCGCTGTCACAGGCAATGTGCCCGGCAAAGGCATGCACGTCTTCGACTCGCTGCGTCTGCAAACTCGCCGCTGCCGCACCGCAAACGCCGCGACCGAAAGCGATACGCACACAGGCCACCTTGCCCTGGAACGGGCCAAGCACCAGTTCACCATCCTTGACCAGATAGAAGCCAGCCCAGTTGAGGTCGGCCAGCTCGTGAAACAGGAAGGCGGAGAACTGCGCGGCATTAGCGATGAAGTCACGTTCACCGGACAGCAGCGCCTGCAATTGCGCGCTCAACAGGGGATAGCCGTTGAGATCACCACCGGCCTGAGAAAGATCGATCATGCCTGTTGCTCCAGCAGCTGTAGCCCGACCCAGTGACGGGCGAATTG harbors:
- a CDS encoding GAF domain-containing protein yields the protein MIDLSQAGGDLNGYPLLSAQLQALLSGERDFIANAAQFSAFLFHELADLNWAGFYLVKDGELVLGPFQGKVACVRIAFGRGVCGAAAASLQTQRVEDVHAFAGHIACDSASNSELVVPLVKDGRLIGVLDLDSPSVGRFTEEDQAGIEALAAIFLAASDC